One Parageobacillus sp. KH3-4 genomic region harbors:
- the rsmB gene encoding 16S rRNA (cytosine(967)-C(5))-methyltransferase RsmB, whose protein sequence is MKAKNVREVALETLLVVEEKEAYSNLLLNKMIETHRLSERDVRLLTEIVYGTIQRRDTLDYYLAPFLKKARKLERWVRVLLRLTLYQILYLDRIPDRAAIFEAVEIAKKRGHRGIASLVNGVMRAILRQGVPPLEKIEDEVERLAVATSHPRWLVKRWVEQYGLTETKRMCETNLLPPKQTARVNTARITVEEAMDKLKQEGMEVVRGEVAAEAIQAKKGNLAHTEAFRRGWITIQDESSMLVARALGPREHERVLDSCAAPGGKSTHIAELMNNTGQVICADIHEHKVDLIEENAKRLRLTNISARALDSRRLGEVFERETFDKILVDAPCSGFGVIRRKPDIKYAKTEADIPSLAELQLEILRAVAPLLKKGGTLVYSTCTIDREENEAVIARFLDDHPEFSPDETMKQRLPEKVQPYVRNGQLHLLPHYFGSDGFFIASLRKKV, encoded by the coding sequence ATGAAAGCTAAAAACGTACGAGAAGTCGCTTTGGAAACATTGTTGGTTGTCGAAGAAAAAGAAGCGTACAGCAATTTATTATTAAATAAAATGATTGAAACGCACCGGCTTTCTGAAAGAGATGTCCGGCTTTTGACGGAGATCGTATACGGGACGATTCAGCGCCGCGACACGCTCGATTATTATTTGGCGCCGTTTTTGAAAAAAGCACGCAAACTAGAACGGTGGGTCCGCGTACTTCTTCGCTTGACCCTTTATCAAATATTATATTTGGACCGCATCCCTGACCGCGCTGCGATTTTTGAGGCGGTGGAAATCGCGAAAAAACGCGGGCATCGAGGGATCGCCTCGCTCGTTAACGGGGTGATGCGCGCCATTTTGCGTCAAGGGGTGCCGCCGCTTGAAAAAATTGAAGATGAAGTGGAGCGGCTAGCGGTTGCAACAAGCCATCCGCGCTGGCTCGTGAAGCGCTGGGTTGAGCAATATGGACTCACGGAAACAAAACGGATGTGCGAAACAAACTTGCTGCCGCCAAAGCAAACGGCAAGGGTGAATACCGCAAGAATAACCGTTGAGGAAGCAATGGACAAGCTCAAGCAAGAAGGAATGGAAGTGGTGCGTGGCGAGGTCGCCGCGGAAGCGATTCAAGCGAAAAAAGGAAACCTTGCGCATACGGAGGCGTTTCGCCGCGGCTGGATTACGATTCAAGACGAAAGTTCAATGTTAGTGGCGCGGGCGCTCGGTCCGAGAGAACACGAGCGCGTTCTTGACAGCTGCGCTGCCCCGGGCGGAAAATCGACCCATATTGCCGAATTAATGAACAATACCGGACAAGTGATATGCGCGGATATTCATGAACATAAAGTGGACTTAATCGAGGAGAATGCGAAGCGTCTGCGGCTTACGAATATTTCCGCGCGCGCGCTTGACAGCAGGCGCTTAGGCGAAGTGTTTGAGCGGGAGACGTTCGATAAAATTTTAGTCGATGCCCCGTGCTCGGGGTTTGGCGTCATCCGCCGCAAACCAGATATTAAATATGCAAAAACGGAAGCAGATATTCCTTCCCTTGCCGAACTGCAGCTTGAAATTTTGCGTGCAGTTGCGCCATTGTTAAAAAAAGGCGGCACGCTTGTATATAGCACATGCACGATTGACCGTGAGGAAAATGAAGCGGTCATTGCCCGATTTTTAGACGATCATCCGGAATTTTCGCCGGATGAAACAATGAAACAGCGGTTGCCGGAAAAAGTACAGCCATACGTCCGCAACGGGCAGCTGCATCTCCTTCCTCACTATTTTGGCTCGGATGGATTTTTTATCGCATCATTACGAAAGAAGGTGTAG
- the fmt gene encoding methionyl-tRNA formyltransferase has protein sequence MINIVFMGTPDFSVPILKQLIEDGYHIAAVVTQPDKPKGRKRELTPPPVKVEAEKHGIPVLQPTKIREQEQYEQVLALEPDLIVTAAFGQILPKALLDAPKYGCINVHASLLPELRGGAPIHYAILQGKTKTGVTIMYMVEKLDAGDILTQVEVPITETDTVGTLHDKLSMAGAKLLSETIPQLVAGKLTPMKQDEEKATYAYNIKREQEKIDWTKPGEDVYNHIRGLNPWPVAYTTYSGNVWKIWWGEKVPAPKKAEPGTIVDIVDDGIVVATGNETAIKITELQPAGKKRMDAAQFLRGAGAHLTIGMKLGDEHES, from the coding sequence GAAGATGGGTATCATATCGCCGCCGTCGTCACGCAGCCGGATAAGCCGAAAGGGAGAAAGCGGGAGTTGACACCGCCGCCGGTTAAAGTTGAAGCGGAAAAACATGGAATCCCGGTATTGCAGCCGACAAAAATTCGCGAACAAGAACAATATGAGCAAGTATTGGCGCTCGAACCAGATTTAATTGTGACGGCAGCGTTCGGCCAAATTTTGCCGAAAGCGTTGCTCGATGCGCCGAAATACGGCTGCATCAACGTCCATGCTTCATTGCTTCCAGAATTGCGGGGCGGCGCTCCGATTCATTATGCGATTTTACAAGGAAAAACAAAAACGGGCGTCACGATTATGTACATGGTGGAAAAACTTGATGCCGGCGATATTTTAACCCAAGTGGAAGTGCCGATCACCGAAACCGATACGGTTGGCACCCTTCATGATAAATTAAGCATGGCTGGGGCAAAACTGTTATCAGAAACGATTCCGCAATTGGTGGCTGGAAAATTAACGCCAATGAAGCAAGATGAAGAAAAAGCAACATATGCGTACAATATTAAGCGCGAGCAAGAAAAAATTGATTGGACGAAACCGGGAGAAGACGTTTATAACCATATCCGCGGCCTCAATCCATGGCCGGTTGCGTACACAACATATTCCGGCAATGTATGGAAGATTTGGTGGGGGGAAAAAGTTCCGGCCCCGAAAAAAGCAGAGCCTGGCACGATTGTTGATATCGTAGATGACGGAATTGTCGTTGCGACAGGCAATGAAACGGCCATTAAAATTACTGAATTGCAGCCGGCGGGGAAAAAACGAATGGATGCGGCGCAATTTTTGCGCGGCGCTGGCGCCCATCTCACCATTGGAATGAAGCTAGGAGATGAACATGAAAGCTAA